The following proteins come from a genomic window of Scylla paramamosain isolate STU-SP2022 chromosome 46, ASM3559412v1, whole genome shotgun sequence:
- the LOC135094763 gene encoding TWiK family of potassium channels protein 7-like has product MCWVWVSGVGEDVGWWGARMVGWRGATGSGGGVVCCRVRVCAECLVPTAAKQHSSSSSSSSSSSSSITGSEAAQQHSDTAVRGALAWALPASARRGPRGSPASSERRGAARHGRPPPRPGGGELPPLQYPGRPAGRQLGRCAACWSRVAAALCSNAGVCLLVVLYTVAGAFLFATIEGGQVALQVTPTPEAPRDAAVMESLRQHARGLRHETVEHLWTITESLNILYRDNWTRVAEQELLKFSEKLLTRLHEGAAPPHPAPATAHTSAYQWTFAGSFLYSLTVITTIGYGSVAPQTALGRVVTIIYALLGIPLMLLYLSSVGDLLSRALKWVWWRMCRCRRRRRRRPPTARPNTHTPTPYTNVDAPAKRKWGSDGGGSDSEGGEGGEGGEGGAVPVTLCLVLMVTYICGGAAVFAHVHRWSFLHAVYFCFSSLTTIGFGDLAPAVTPAGSTGVQVALLGAALYLLVGMALIATCFNLMQEQMTSRGYGLGRRMASLMGTPGPGGGAPHRFHLDDT; this is encoded by the exons atgtgTTGGGTGTGGGTCAGTGGGGTGGGTGAAGATGTGGGGTGGTGGGGTGCACGCAtggtggggtggaggggtgCTACAGGGTCTGGTGGAGGGGTGGTGTGTTGCAGGGTGAGGGTTTGTGCTGAGTGTCTGGTCCCCACAGCAGCAAagcaacacagcagcagcagcagcagcagcagcagcagcagcagcagtatcactGGCAGTGAGGCAGCACAGCAACACAGTGACACA GCGGTGAGAGGCGCCCTGGCATGGGCCCTGCCGGCGAGCGCGAGGCGCGGCCCCCGGGGCTCCCCAGCAAGCAGTGAGCGGCGCGGTGCGGCGCGGCATGGacggccaccaccacgcccGGGGGGCGGGGAGCTGCCGCCCCTGCAGTACCCTGGGCGGCCCGCGGGGCGGCAGCTGGGGCGGTGCGCAGCGTGCTGGTCGCGCGTGGCGGCGGCGCTGTGCAGCAACGCGGGCGTGTGCCTCCTGGTGGTGCTGTACACCGTGGCGGGCGCCTTCCTGTTCGCCACCATCGAGGGCGGCCAGGTGGCGCTGCAGGTGACGCCCACGCCCGAGGCGCCGCGGGACGCCGCCGTGATGGAGTCGCTGCGGCAGCACGCGCGCGGCCTGCGCCACGAGACGGTGGAGCACCTGTGGACCATCACTGAGAGCCTCAACATTCTGTACCGCGACAACTGGACCAGGGTGGCCGAGCAGGAGCTGCTCAAGTTCAGCGAGAAGCTGCTCACGCGCCTGCACGAGGGCGCCGCGCCCCCACACCCCGCCCCCGCCACGGCACACACCTCCGCCTACCAGTGGACCTTCGCTGGCTccttcctctactccctcaccgtcatcaccaccattg GGTACGGTTCTGTCGCCCCGCAGACTGCCCTAGGACGTGTGGTCACCATTATATACGCACTGCTAGGCATCCCGCTCATGCTCCTCTACCTGTCATCTGTGG GTGACCTTCTGTCCCGCGCCCTcaagtgggtgtggtggaggatGTGCaggtgccgccgccgccgccgtcgccgcccaCCCACCGCACGCCCCAACACCCACACGCCCACGCCATATACCAACGTGGACGCGCCCGCTAAG cgTAAGTGGGGCAGTGACGGCGGCGGCAGTGACAGCGAGGGTGGCGAGGGCGGCGAGGGAGGCGAGGGCGGCGccgtgccggtgacgctgtgcCTGGTGCTGATGGTGACGTACATCTGCGGGGGCGCGGCGGTGTTCGCACACGTGCACCGCTGGTCCTTCCTGCACGCCGTGTACTTCTGCTTCTCGTCGCTCACCACCATCGGCTTCGGGGACCTGGCGCCCGCCGTCACGCCCGCGGGCTCCACGGGCGTGCAGGTGGCGCTCCTGGGCGCCGCGCTGTACCTGCTGGTGGGCATGGCGCTCATCGCCACCTGCTTCAACCTGATGCAGGAGCAGATGACCAGCCGCGGCTACGGCCTGGGGCGCCGCATGGCCTCCCTCATGGGCACCCCAGGCCCCGGGGGCGGCGCCCCACACCGCTTCCACCTGGATGACACCTGA